From a single Calothrix sp. NIES-2098 genomic region:
- a CDS encoding cytochrome c oxidase subunit I, translating to MTHDFSEPLAEDIEPETELENNWRQYLSFSTDHKVIGVQYMVMTFIFFLIGGLLAMLIRAELITPASNVVDRPLYNGLFTLHGTIMIFLWIIPFNAGISNYLVPLMIGARDMAFPLLNAISFWILPPSGILLLSSFLLPNGTAQSGWWSYPPISLQVPPGQPINGEFIWIVSIVLIGISSIMGAVNFVTTIFWMRAPGMTFFRMPVFVWSALSAQLLQLINLPALTGALILLLFDLSFGTQFFKPTENGDPIIYQHLFWFYSHPAVYIMALPAFGIFAEVLPAFARNPLFGYRSLAVASLGIAVVSIFVWVHHMFTSATPGWMRMLFMVTSMLVAVPTGVKAFGWTATIWKSKLHLETPMLFAMGGAAMFLLGGVTGVMLAAVPFDLHVHNTYFIVGHFHYIVFNTITMAIFAAIYFWFPKITGRMYAEGWGKLHFWLTFIGANLTFFPMLPLGLQGMVRRISSYEPRYQGWNVIASLGGFLLGVSILPFIANMVGSLLHGQRAGNNPWLATGLEWTTTSPPPRDNFEVIPVVRRPPYDYGDPKYSVIEPPDYHQAEH from the coding sequence TGCTCATCCGTGCCGAACTGATTACGCCAGCATCCAATGTGGTCGATCGCCCCCTCTACAACGGCTTGTTCACCTTGCACGGGACAATCATGATTTTTTTATGGATTATCCCCTTCAATGCAGGTATCTCTAACTACTTAGTGCCGCTAATGATTGGCGCGCGGGATATGGCTTTTCCCCTGCTCAACGCCATCTCTTTCTGGATTCTGCCACCCAGCGGCATTTTATTACTCTCTAGCTTTTTACTACCAAATGGCACGGCGCAGTCTGGCTGGTGGTCGTACCCACCCATTAGTCTGCAAGTTCCTCCCGGTCAGCCGATCAACGGTGAATTTATTTGGATTGTGAGTATCGTCCTGATTGGCATCTCTTCAATTATGGGGGCTGTTAACTTTGTCACCACCATTTTTTGGATGCGTGCCCCAGGCATGACTTTTTTCCGGATGCCTGTGTTTGTTTGGTCAGCTCTCAGTGCCCAGTTGTTACAGCTGATTAATTTGCCTGCTCTCACAGGTGCATTGATACTGCTGTTATTTGACCTCAGTTTTGGAACGCAATTCTTCAAACCCACAGAGAATGGCGACCCAATTATTTACCAGCATCTATTCTGGTTTTACTCCCATCCCGCAGTGTATATCATGGCGCTACCCGCCTTCGGTATTTTTGCGGAAGTTCTGCCAGCCTTTGCCCGTAACCCCCTGTTTGGCTATCGGTCATTAGCTGTTGCTTCATTAGGCATTGCGGTAGTCAGCATCTTTGTCTGGGTACATCATATGTTCACCAGTGCTACCCCTGGCTGGATGCGGATGTTATTTATGGTGACATCAATGTTAGTTGCCGTGCCTACTGGTGTGAAAGCATTTGGCTGGACTGCCACAATTTGGAAAAGCAAACTGCACCTAGAAACACCCATGCTGTTCGCGATGGGAGGTGCAGCCATGTTTCTGCTTGGTGGTGTTACTGGTGTAATGCTAGCAGCAGTACCGTTCGATCTTCACGTTCATAATACCTACTTTATAGTGGGGCACTTCCACTACATTGTCTTTAACACCATCACAATGGCAATCTTTGCTGCCATTTACTTTTGGTTTCCCAAGATTACCGGACGAATGTATGCCGAAGGCTGGGGAAAATTGCATTTCTGGTTAACCTTTATCGGCGCTAACCTCACGTTCTTTCCCATGCTCCCATTAGGTTTGCAGGGAATGGTACGCCGAATTTCCTCCTACGAACCGCGTTATCAAGGATGGAATGTCATCGCTAGTTTAGGGGGATTTTTGTTGGGAGTATCCATACTGCCTTTTATTGCCAACATGGTAGGTTCTTTGCTCCACGGACAGAGGGCAGGTAACAATCCCTGGCTGGCTACGGGACTGGAATGGACAACAACCTCACCACCACCGCGAGATAACTTTGAAGTAATTCCAGTGGTGAGAAGACCTCCTTACGATTATGGCGATCCTAAATACTCGGTGATTGAACCTCCCGACTATCATCAGGCAGAACATTAA
- a CDS encoding cytochrome c oxidase subunit III: MTNDKNMNRSVIHVDESPFPLERLRQSLPNWLKRFLPVRGGRAEDHHGKGMFGFTVFLLSESIVFLSFFFTYIALRLTHSKNWLPPGISGPELSSFVIINTVVLLSSSFVIQPAENALKHHQLKKFRWLWLIAICMGTYFLIGQGIEWRNLNFGLSTGLVGSTFYVLTGFHGLHVLTGVILQIIMLVRSFMRGNYNKGHFGVSATTLFWHFVDVIWVFLFSLLYIWHA; encoded by the coding sequence ATGACTAATGACAAAAATATGAACCGTAGTGTTATTCATGTAGATGAAAGTCCTTTCCCCTTAGAACGGTTGCGGCAATCCCTACCAAATTGGCTCAAGCGTTTTTTGCCAGTTCGTGGTGGACGTGCTGAAGACCATCATGGTAAGGGTATGTTTGGGTTTACCGTATTTCTATTGTCAGAAAGCATAGTTTTTCTGAGCTTTTTCTTCACATACATTGCCCTGCGATTGACTCACTCAAAAAATTGGCTGCCACCTGGTATTTCGGGTCCAGAATTGTCTAGTTTTGTGATTATTAACACGGTAGTATTACTCTCCAGTAGCTTTGTCATTCAACCAGCAGAAAATGCTCTTAAGCATCACCAGTTAAAAAAATTTCGCTGGCTATGGCTGATCGCGATTTGCATGGGAACCTATTTCTTAATTGGTCAAGGAATTGAATGGAGAAATCTTAACTTTGGGCTAAGTACGGGGCTAGTGGGTTCTACATTTTACGTATTAACAGGTTTCCACGGTCTGCACGTTCTCACTGGTGTAATTCTCCAAATAATTATGCTTGTTCGCTCCTTCATGCGAGGTAACTACAATAAAGGTCACTTTGGCGTAAGTGCAACTACTTTGTTTTGGCATTTTGTAGACGTAATTTGGGTTTTTCTCTTCTCTCTTCTGTATATTTGGCACGCATAA
- a CDS encoding FAD-dependent pyridine nucleotide-disulfide oxidoreductase — MNSQVYQTVIIGGGFTGLFTALHLAHEHYPRSVILIDKNERFCFKPLLYEYFDGEMDTVQVVPRFSELLQGSGVIFVQDSVQSIDLHQREVKLASGNSYNYSNLVLALGSVTGYHHVEGAQENAFPFWTQADAIALDKHLRDCLQKALQTENLEQRRQLLTVVVVGGGASGIEMAATLADFLPHWYDALGGNQNEIRVILLNHGQEILDGDINDPLRPIAEQELQKRVVPIEIIREAEATAVRPTAIEYKSGDRVETLPTYTTIWTAGTSTNPLIKDLPIPSEHRDKHDRLLVTPTMQLLDFPEVFAGGDCAAVQDDSSLPPTAQVAYQQGANIARNLKAIAFGEDPEPAKVNLRGSLLKLGVNDAAANLFNVFEVAGEPAHLIRQGTYLTLLPTPIHDFKATTEWVNEEIFHHHLDSPDVSKKVVQAVELVGAGIVGALVARKLLKMLGDEDKRDEVMGST, encoded by the coding sequence ATGAATAGCCAAGTTTATCAAACTGTAATTATCGGCGGTGGTTTTACCGGATTATTTACAGCATTACACCTAGCTCACGAACACTATCCTCGCTCTGTAATTTTGATTGATAAAAATGAACGATTTTGTTTTAAGCCATTACTATATGAATATTTCGATGGCGAGATGGATACTGTGCAAGTAGTACCGCGATTTTCGGAATTACTTCAAGGTAGTGGTGTGATTTTTGTTCAAGATTCAGTGCAGTCAATAGACCTGCATCAACGGGAAGTTAAATTAGCTTCGGGCAACTCTTATAACTACAGTAACTTAGTATTAGCTTTGGGAAGTGTGACTGGCTATCATCACGTTGAAGGTGCCCAAGAAAATGCTTTTCCTTTCTGGACACAAGCAGATGCGATCGCACTTGACAAACATTTACGCGATTGTTTACAAAAAGCCTTGCAAACTGAAAATCTAGAACAACGTCGCCAATTACTCACAGTAGTTGTAGTTGGTGGCGGTGCTTCCGGTATTGAAATGGCAGCTACCTTGGCTGATTTTCTACCACATTGGTATGATGCTTTAGGCGGCAATCAGAATGAAATTCGTGTAATATTGCTCAATCACGGTCAAGAAATTCTCGACGGCGATATTAACGATCCACTACGTCCAATTGCTGAACAGGAATTACAAAAACGGGTTGTCCCGATAGAAATTATTCGAGAAGCCGAAGCAACAGCCGTTCGCCCCACCGCAATTGAATATAAGTCTGGCGATCGCGTGGAAACGCTGCCAACTTATACGACAATCTGGACAGCTGGCACTTCTACTAATCCATTGATTAAAGATTTACCGATTCCTTCAGAACATCGAGATAAACACGATCGCCTCCTGGTAACACCGACGATGCAACTACTCGACTTTCCTGAGGTCTTTGCAGGTGGTGATTGTGCAGCCGTGCAAGATGATAGTTCCTTACCGCCTACTGCCCAAGTAGCTTATCAACAAGGAGCTAATATTGCCAGAAATTTGAAAGCGATCGCTTTCGGAGAAGATCCCGAACCAGCTAAGGTTAATCTCCGGGGAAGTCTCTTGAAGTTAGGGGTAAATGATGCGGCTGCTAACTTGTTCAATGTTTTTGAAGTTGCAGGCGAACCAGCACACTTAATTCGTCAAGGTACATACTTAACTCTCTTACCAACGCCAATTCACGACTTTAAAGCCACAACTGAATGGGTAAATGAAGAGATTTTTCACCATCACCTCGATTCTCCAGATGTAAGTAAAAAAGTAGTGCAAGCGGTGGAATTAGTTGGTGCAGGAATTGTGGGTGCTTTAGTGGCGAGAAAATTATTAAAAATGTTAGGTGATGAGGATAAACGAGATGAGGTAATGGGGAGTACTTGA
- a CDS encoding chaperone protein DnaK, with the protein MAKVVGIDLGTTNSCVAVMEGGKPTVIANAEGFRTTPSVVAFAKNGDTLVGQIAKRQAVMNPENTFYSVKRFIGRRYDEVTNEATEVSYKVLSSSGNVKLDSPGAGKQFAPEEISAKVLRKLVEDASKYLGETVTQAVITVPAYFNDSQRQATKDAGKIAGIEVLRIINEPTAASLAYGFDKKSNETILVFDLGGGTFDVSVLEVGDGVFEVLATSGDTHLGGDDFDKKIVDFLAEQFKKDEGIDLRKDRQALQRLTEAAEKAKIELSSVTQAEINLPFITATQEGPKHLDTTLTRAKFEELCSDLIDRCRVPVENALRDAKLNKDNIDEVVLVGGSTRIPAVQDLVKRLLGKDPNQTVNPDEVVAVGAAIQAGVLAGDVTGILLLDVTPLSLGVETLGGVMTKIIPRNTTIPTKKSEVFSTAVDGQSNVEIHVLQGEREFANDNKSLGTFRLDGIPSAPRGVPQIEVIFDIDANGILNVTAKDKGTGKEQSISITGASTLDKSDVDRMVREAEQNASSDKERREKIERKNQADSLAYQAEKQLQELGDKVPEADKTKVEGLVKELRDAVAKEDDEQIKKLTPELQQALFAVGSNIYQQAGGAAPGGPSPQDGGPTPPPSGGGDDVIDADFTESK; encoded by the coding sequence ATGGCAAAAGTAGTTGGAATTGACTTAGGTACAACGAACTCCTGCGTAGCAGTCATGGAAGGTGGTAAACCCACGGTTATTGCTAATGCAGAGGGTTTTCGGACAACCCCATCGGTAGTGGCATTTGCGAAAAACGGCGATACTTTGGTAGGGCAAATCGCCAAGCGTCAAGCGGTGATGAACCCGGAAAACACTTTCTACTCAGTTAAGCGCTTTATCGGTCGTCGCTACGATGAAGTTACTAATGAAGCTACAGAAGTTTCCTATAAAGTACTGAGCAGCAGCGGTAATGTGAAGCTAGATTCTCCTGGGGCTGGAAAACAATTTGCTCCTGAAGAAATTTCTGCCAAAGTTCTCCGCAAACTAGTTGAAGATGCTAGTAAATATCTTGGTGAAACTGTTACTCAAGCTGTAATCACCGTTCCTGCTTACTTTAACGACTCCCAGCGCCAAGCTACAAAAGACGCTGGTAAAATCGCCGGTATTGAAGTACTGCGGATTATCAACGAGCCTACCGCCGCTTCTCTGGCATACGGATTTGATAAGAAGAGTAACGAAACTATCCTGGTCTTTGACCTTGGTGGCGGTACCTTCGACGTATCTGTACTCGAAGTAGGCGATGGCGTATTTGAAGTACTAGCAACATCTGGCGATACTCACCTTGGTGGTGACGACTTCGACAAGAAGATTGTTGATTTCTTAGCTGAACAGTTCAAGAAAGACGAAGGTATCGATCTGCGTAAAGACAGACAAGCTTTACAGCGTTTAACTGAAGCCGCAGAAAAAGCCAAGATTGAGCTTTCTAGCGTTACCCAAGCGGAAATTAACCTGCCATTTATCACCGCTACCCAGGAAGGGCCTAAGCACCTGGATACTACTTTAACCCGCGCTAAGTTTGAAGAACTCTGCTCTGACTTGATCGACCGTTGTCGCGTCCCTGTAGAAAATGCTCTCAGAGATGCCAAGTTAAACAAAGACAATATCGATGAAGTTGTGCTGGTGGGTGGTTCTACCCGGATTCCCGCAGTTCAAGACTTGGTAAAGCGCTTGTTAGGTAAAGATCCTAACCAAACTGTAAACCCCGATGAAGTGGTAGCTGTTGGTGCAGCTATTCAAGCTGGGGTATTAGCAGGTGATGTTACAGGTATCTTGTTGTTAGACGTAACACCACTATCTCTCGGTGTGGAAACCTTGGGTGGTGTAATGACCAAGATTATTCCTCGCAACACCACAATTCCCACCAAGAAGTCGGAAGTATTCTCCACCGCCGTGGATGGTCAAAGCAATGTAGAAATCCACGTTCTCCAAGGCGAACGGGAATTTGCTAACGACAACAAGAGTTTGGGAACCTTCCGCCTTGATGGTATTCCCTCAGCACCACGCGGTGTCCCCCAAATCGAAGTAATCTTTGATATCGACGCTAACGGTATCCTCAACGTTACTGCTAAGGACAAAGGTACTGGTAAGGAACAATCCATCAGCATCACTGGTGCTTCCACTTTGGATAAATCAGATGTTGACCGGATGGTACGAGAAGCCGAACAAAACGCTTCTTCTGATAAGGAACGTCGTGAGAAGATTGAACGCAAGAACCAAGCTGATTCCTTGGCATACCAAGCTGAGAAGCAATTGCAAGAACTAGGTGATAAAGTTCCTGAAGCTGACAAAACCAAAGTCGAAGGTTTGGTGAAAGAACTGCGCGATGCAGTCGCTAAGGAAGATGACGAGCAAATTAAGAAGCTGACACCAGAATTGCAACAAGCACTATTCGCTGTTGGTAGCAACATCTATCAACAAGCTGGCGGTGCTGCGCCTGGTGGCCCTAGCCCTCAAGATGGCGGCCCTACTCCTCCTCCTTCCGGCGGCGGTGATGATGTAATTGATGCTGACTTCACTGAAAGCAAGTAG
- the draG gene encoding dinitrogenase reductase activating glycohydrolase, which yields MLRASGCLFGLALGDALGAVTEFLTVDEICRRFPPNGPQEPLGKPALVTDDTQMTLSVAQALLEASSANLTVASLEAALRRAFIEWLNSPDNNRAPGMTCLRACKNLEAGLPWQQATRANSKGCGANMRVAPVGLMPLTAKNRAAIAQFQAALTHGHPTALAASDLTATAIADLVQGGEPQGLPSRLYNYAQSQRTVYHSDWLGSLWQRPYINTPEEFISHGWDECLAVLDRLNTALANPNREADPCLATGDGWVAEEAFATGLLCFLLFPQEPLAALRRAAVTAGDSDSIACLTGAFAGAYLGMAAWPEDWVVRIEYRDRLAELGKLWD from the coding sequence ATGCTTCGTGCTTCTGGATGTTTATTCGGGCTGGCCCTTGGCGATGCATTGGGTGCTGTGACAGAATTTTTAACCGTTGACGAAATTTGCCGTCGCTTTCCACCCAACGGGCCGCAAGAACCACTAGGCAAGCCAGCGCTGGTGACTGACGACACGCAGATGACACTATCTGTAGCACAGGCATTATTAGAAGCTTCCTCAGCAAACTTGACTGTAGCTAGTTTAGAAGCAGCGCTGAGGCGTGCTTTTATTGAGTGGCTGAACAGTCCAGATAATAATCGCGCCCCTGGGATGACTTGTTTACGCGCTTGTAAAAATTTAGAAGCTGGTCTACCTTGGCAGCAAGCAACTAGGGCAAATTCCAAAGGTTGTGGTGCAAATATGCGGGTTGCGCCTGTGGGTTTAATGCCATTAACAGCAAAAAATCGTGCGGCGATTGCCCAGTTTCAAGCAGCCCTCACCCACGGTCATCCTACAGCATTGGCTGCTTCCGACTTAACCGCAACTGCGATCGCGGATCTTGTCCAAGGAGGCGAACCCCAAGGATTACCTTCGCGACTCTACAACTATGCCCAGAGCCAGCGCACAGTTTATCATAGCGATTGGCTAGGTTCTCTGTGGCAACGTCCCTACATCAATACACCAGAGGAATTTATTAGTCATGGCTGGGATGAATGTCTAGCTGTGCTTGACCGCCTCAACACCGCATTAGCCAACCCAAACCGCGAAGCTGACCCTTGTTTAGCAACGGGCGATGGTTGGGTAGCAGAAGAAGCCTTTGCCACAGGTTTATTATGCTTTTTACTGTTTCCTCAAGAACCATTAGCAGCGCTGCGTCGCGCAGCAGTCACCGCAGGCGATTCCGACTCAATTGCTTGTTTAACTGGTGCGTTTGCTGGCGCTTATTTAGGGATGGCGGCTTGGCCGGAAGATTGGGTAGTTCGCATTGAATACCGCGATCGACTGGCAGAATTAGGCAAACTTTGGGATTAA
- a CDS encoding phosphoribulokinase/uridine kinase — MSRPIILGIVGDSAAGKTTLTRGIAQVLGPENVTIICTDDYHRYDRKQRAEIGITALHPDCNYLDIMQQHLSLLRTGQSILKPVYSHKTGTFEPPQYIKPSKFVIIEGLLGYSTRAARDAYDVKVYLAPPEQIRAQWKVKRDTQKRGYTPEQVLAELEKREPDSEQFIRPQRQWSDIVVSFYPPEDEANEINGHLNVRLVLRPTIPHPDFTQIVNSTAGNLDSAIRLGLDRDMSKPVDVLEVDGHATLDQVNKLEQIICSDMPHLKSICDRESNPELGKIAGTTGETLQSYPLALTQLIITYHMLKATQIYQ, encoded by the coding sequence ATGAGCCGTCCAATAATTCTTGGTATTGTCGGTGACAGTGCCGCAGGAAAAACAACGCTAACTAGAGGGATTGCTCAGGTACTCGGGCCAGAAAATGTCACAATTATCTGCACGGATGATTACCACCGCTACGATCGCAAACAACGTGCAGAAATTGGTATTACTGCCCTCCACCCCGATTGCAACTATCTCGATATTATGCAGCAACATCTATCGCTGCTACGCACGGGACAGTCAATTCTCAAGCCGGTTTACAGCCACAAAACTGGTACATTTGAGCCGCCACAGTATATCAAACCCAGTAAATTCGTAATTATTGAAGGATTACTTGGTTATTCTACTCGTGCTGCCCGTGATGCTTATGATGTGAAAGTTTACCTCGCACCTCCCGAACAAATACGCGCTCAATGGAAGGTTAAACGCGATACCCAAAAGCGAGGCTATACTCCAGAACAAGTACTAGCAGAATTAGAAAAACGCGAACCAGATTCAGAACAGTTTATTCGTCCCCAGCGACAATGGTCAGATATAGTTGTCAGTTTCTATCCACCCGAAGATGAAGCAAATGAAATCAACGGACATCTAAACGTGCGGCTGGTATTGCGTCCGACAATTCCCCACCCAGATTTTACCCAGATCGTCAATTCTACTGCTGGTAATTTAGACTCAGCAATCCGCCTGGGGCTAGACAGAGATATGAGTAAGCCTGTAGATGTCTTGGAAGTAGATGGTCACGCCACTTTAGATCAAGTGAATAAGCTAGAGCAAATTATCTGCTCTGATATGCCGCATTTAAAGAGTATATGCGATCGCGAAAGTAATCCCGAACTCGGTAAAATCGCTGGGACAACAGGAGAAACACTTCAGAGTTATCCTCTGGCTCTTACCCAGTTGATCATTACTTACCATATGCTTAAGGCAACGCAAATTTATCAGTAA
- a CDS encoding TPR repeat-containing protein: protein MQLTQSKQPMLSRLSMIMTAAIIWQFSSSLTLAQSQKPKQPDKFPPSPLEKITPDPLLSPLVDPQKLTPEQLQQLAPQIDRLNETAKAKLEVGDQVAAFEIWNRELRLRRLFGSLSEVQALSRVGAIAFNQNNREEVQYITQRLQTVQKQVLSQPLVDLQLLRSLGEAYQNVRSPQLALEVYDRVLATVKQQKDTAAIVDTLKTMGEVHLAWFDYPKAASTYQELLGLATAQGDNLNKVAYLQELAYIYEQAKERQQSINTLSKLAEIYVSENNTTQLPKLKMAIASNYQALAKENPSLLAAAFKNYQEAYTTAWELQQYVDAGEALQQLITLYRSQGQIDDALQTSQILVEAQTQAANFYGMMQAYDQIGQIYLERKQYPQALAAFQKGLELAQELKYDESYFAQQIEKVSKGNL from the coding sequence ATGCAACTGACTCAGAGTAAACAACCTATGCTAAGTCGCTTAAGTATGATTATGACTGCTGCTATCATCTGGCAGTTTAGCAGTTCTTTAACGCTGGCGCAGAGCCAAAAGCCAAAACAGCCAGATAAATTTCCTCCTAGCCCACTAGAGAAAATTACGCCCGATCCCTTACTATCACCGTTGGTAGATCCACAAAAGTTAACTCCGGAACAACTGCAACAGTTAGCACCGCAAATCGATCGCTTAAATGAAACTGCTAAGGCTAAGTTGGAAGTTGGCGATCAAGTGGCTGCGTTTGAGATTTGGAACCGAGAACTGCGTTTGCGTCGCTTATTTGGTTCTTTATCTGAGGTGCAGGCATTGTCGCGAGTGGGTGCGATCGCTTTTAATCAAAATAATCGCGAAGAGGTACAGTACATTACTCAACGCTTGCAAACTGTTCAAAAACAGGTACTATCTCAGCCATTAGTTGATTTACAATTGTTGCGATCGCTTGGTGAAGCTTATCAAAATGTGCGATCGCCTCAATTGGCGCTGGAAGTTTACGATCGAGTTTTAGCAACAGTAAAACAGCAAAAAGATACAGCCGCAATTGTAGATACTCTCAAAACGATGGGAGAAGTACATCTGGCTTGGTTCGATTATCCGAAAGCCGCATCTACATATCAAGAATTGTTGGGTTTGGCTACTGCTCAAGGCGATAACCTCAATAAAGTAGCATATTTGCAAGAGCTAGCTTATATTTACGAACAAGCAAAAGAACGCCAACAATCGATAAATACATTGAGTAAGCTGGCGGAAATTTACGTCAGTGAAAATAATACGACTCAATTACCAAAGTTAAAAATGGCGATCGCTTCAAATTACCAAGCATTAGCCAAGGAAAATCCTAGTTTACTAGCCGCAGCATTTAAAAACTATCAAGAGGCTTATACTACAGCTTGGGAATTACAGCAGTATGTTGATGCAGGTGAAGCTTTACAGCAATTAATTACACTTTACCGTTCTCAGGGGCAAATCGATGATGCTTTGCAAACTAGTCAAATCTTAGTAGAAGCGCAAACACAAGCTGCCAACTTTTACGGTATGATGCAAGCCTATGACCAAATAGGACAAATTTATCTAGAACGCAAACAGTATCCTCAAGCATTAGCAGCTTTTCAAAAGGGATTAGAGTTAGCACAAGAACTCAAGTATGATGAAAGCTACTTTGCTCAACAAATTGAAAAAGTCTCAAAAGGAAATTTGTAA
- a CDS encoding phospholipase/carboxylesterase gives MTVSIQTTAEILEQVQRSESNFGLRNEACRSQFLVHPHTTPKVFLFLHGFTAGPYQFVPIGKAFFNKGYNVLIPLQPGHGLAGDWKRQNPPPLPTDIQTYQEFVLKWLQIAKNLGQQVVIGGLSTGATLAAWLALEHPQLIDRALLFAPYLGSHNPIFDKLIKILPIYFEWFNKDASGNFGYKGFRIPALRIFLELGEKLLKQAQSSVAAPILMVCSEGDRAVSLPKQQNFFHRVLQHQPQSWYYCFDDSLHIEHRMMTKMEDNDYEELVITIAQAFVENDLTWRQFQQMATRIVQGETYNQIEQELNLDRQVSQQLTAMMTQHFGCEHLKCINPSHK, from the coding sequence ATGACAGTTAGCATTCAAACTACAGCAGAAATCCTTGAGCAGGTTCAGCGATCGGAATCAAATTTTGGGTTGAGGAATGAAGCTTGTCGTTCCCAATTTCTGGTTCATCCCCATACTACGCCAAAAGTGTTTTTGTTCTTGCATGGCTTTACAGCAGGCCCTTACCAGTTTGTACCGATTGGCAAAGCCTTTTTCAACAAAGGATACAATGTGTTAATTCCCTTACAACCCGGTCATGGACTCGCCGGGGATTGGAAGCGCCAAAATCCACCACCACTCCCAACAGATATTCAAACTTATCAAGAATTTGTGCTGAAGTGGTTGCAAATTGCCAAAAACCTAGGTCAACAAGTTGTAATTGGGGGATTGTCCACAGGTGCAACTTTAGCAGCCTGGTTAGCTTTAGAACATCCCCAGCTGATCGATCGCGCTTTATTATTTGCTCCTTATTTAGGGAGTCATAATCCAATATTTGACAAGCTAATTAAAATCCTGCCAATTTACTTTGAATGGTTTAACAAAGACGCATCTGGTAATTTCGGCTATAAAGGCTTTCGGATTCCAGCATTGCGAATATTTCTGGAGTTGGGAGAGAAGCTATTAAAACAAGCTCAAAGCAGTGTTGCTGCTCCTATATTAATGGTTTGTAGTGAAGGCGATCGCGCTGTTAGCCTTCCGAAACAACAGAATTTTTTCCACAGGGTACTCCAGCATCAACCACAATCCTGGTATTACTGCTTTGATGATTCATTGCATATCGAACACCGAATGATGACAAAAATGGAAGACAATGATTATGAGGAACTAGTCATTACTATCGCTCAAGCATTTGTGGAAAATGATTTAACCTGGAGACAGTTTCAACAAATGGCAACAAGAATAGTGCAGGGAGAAACTTATAATCAGATCGAGCAAGAATTAAATCTGGATCGCCAAGTTTCTCAACAGTTAACTGCAATGATGACTCAACATTTTGGTTGCGAGCATCTTAAGTGTATTAATCCATCTCATAAGTAA